One window from the genome of Salvia splendens isolate huo1 chromosome 9, SspV2, whole genome shotgun sequence encodes:
- the LOC121748335 gene encoding protein GL2-INTERACTING REPRESSOR 1, producing the protein MSRRNGAKLDLKLNLSPPRAGRRVSEESPRRRSPSVSPTSSCVSSEANHQEDQFRYLEGHEENSMMLVGCPRCLMYVMLSEEDPRCPQCKSTVLLDFLHDTATSATKNNKN; encoded by the coding sequence ATGAGCCGAAGGAACGGAGCGAAGCTTGATCTCAAGTTGAACTTGTCCCCGCCGAGGGCTGGGCGCCGCGTTAGCGAGGAGTCCCCAAGGAGGCGCTCACCGTCTGTTTCGCCAACGAGCTCATGTGTCTCATCGGAGGCGAACCACCAGGAGGATCAGTTCCGCTACTTGGAGGGCCATGAGGAGAACTCGATGATGCTGGTGGGATGCCCCCGTTGCCTCATGTATGTGATGCTGTCGGAGGAGGATCCGAGGTGCCCCCAGTGCAAGAGCACTGTGCTGCTCGACTTCCTCCATGACACCGCCACCTCCGCCACCAAAAACAACAAGAATTAG